One region of Polypterus senegalus isolate Bchr_013 chromosome 11, ASM1683550v1, whole genome shotgun sequence genomic DNA includes:
- the LOC120539514 gene encoding uncharacterized protein LOC120539514 — translation MDTNMSHSLYSNECKKALDMETSVSHTVPSKECKEEMDMETCVSHTVPSQECGEEMDMEKSVSNANSKECNEALDLKTRLSHTTDSKEFKKEEVIQLINRGCEESFFPEKHKPIKELRDVESLHHMRQFYFIRNPLLPKVKLNISKLLHATTSVGLTGILQKEGFKGELFNVNLKYGPFSFWTGAADPQDTQNQIDIWLQKNQKHLQTMPKETFNTSPAFSESSLYGNYKFTLEFADVLEAYKSQCCEGKDPVFRVFGTSCFKAEIMYTVIVHSPDENQFNNFPCLTNDDDSICTQDSNVVFWRPESMSSVNIFHQDGNPEYLRYFVWDHLVFAFHIKDYLKFPRQYLLEHLSGCSLHPVHVCRELNYSMDDVNRYVNHLKGEQEIKKEDSKENP, via the coding sequence ATGGATACAAATATGTCACACTCTCTATATAGCAATGAATGCAAAAAAGCACTGGATATGGAGACAAGTGTGTCACATACTGTACCAAGCAAGGAATGCAAAGAAGAAATGGATATGGAAACATGTGTGTCACACACTGTTCCTAGCCAGGAATGTGGAGAAGAAATGGATATGGAGAAAAGTGTGTCAAATGCTAATAGCAAAGAATGCAACGAAGCACTGGATTTGAAGACAAGGTTGTCACACACTACTGAtagcaaagaattcaaaaaagaggAGGTTATACAGCTGATAAACCGTGGATGTGAAGAATCCTTCTTTCCTGAAAAGCATAAGCCAATTAAGGAACTGAGAGATGTGGAATCACTTCATCACATGAGgcagttttattttataagaaATCCTCTTCTCCCAAAAGTCAAGTTAAATATTTCCAAACTTCTCCATGCCACAACCAGTGTAGGACTGACGGGCATTCTTCAAAAAGAAGGATTTAAAGGAGAACTGTTCAATGTAAATCTCAAATATGGTCCTTTTTCTTTTTGGACAGGGGCTGCAGATCCTCAAGACACACAGAATCAAATAGATATTTGGCTTCAAAAGAACCAAAAACACCTGCAGACCATGCCTAAAGAAACATTCAATACTTCCCCAGCTTTTTCCGAATCATCTCTCTACGGTAATTACAAGTTCACACTGGAATTTGCAGATGTCTTGGAGGCCTATAAATCTCAGTGTTGTGAGGGGAAAGATCCTGTTTTTCGGGTATTTGGAACTTCCTGTTTTAAGGCAGAAATTATGTATACAGTGATTGTTCATAGCCCTGATGAGAATCAGTTTAACAACTTCCCATGTCTTACAAATGATGATGATAGCATTTGCACACAGGATAGCAATGTTGTTTTTTGGCGCCCTGAGTCAATGAGTTCAGTTAACATATTTCACCAGGATGGAAATCCTGAATACTTACGTTATTTTGTATGGGATCACTTGGTATTTGCATTTCATATTAAAGATTATCTCAAATTTCCAAGACAATACCTTTTAGAACACCTTTCAGGTTGTAGTCTGCATCCAGTACATGTTTGCAGAGAGCTGAATTATTCTATGGATGATGTGAACAGATACGTAAATCACCTGAAAGgtgaacaagaaataaaaaaagaagatagTAAAGAGAATCCATGA